The DNA region CTCTGTGGGTGTTCCTTTGGTGGCGTTTGCTTTTAAACGTCAGTACGATCGGCAGGAAATGCGTGTGCTACGGTGGATAGAGAATCAAGTAACCGTGCCGGTGAAGCTGGTTGAAAGTGTAGAGGGTGCACTCTCGGCTGTTTGCGATTTCCTCAATCAGGCTAACAAATCAATATCCTCAACCAAAATTCCAAAAGCGTACCTTAATGGTGCTGCCGGTGCTGTCAAACTGATTGAGCAAATTGTCAGCTATAGCTGATGCCGGTGTCTGCGAATTCTTTACTTTTTATCAATTGCATCGGGTGTTTCTGCAAGCCATTTACCAGATTGCTATCATTAAAACTTAAAGAGTTTTACGATCAGCGAAAAGCCAATCACGAATTTAGGTTTCTATGCCGTTGAAATTTTCTCAGGATATTGAGTCACTTCTCAAACGATTATCCGAAACTTCTCTTACCCTCGCAGATATTATCACAGAAACAAAGGAACGGGGATTTAGCCTAGTTATTGGCTTGATTACGTTACCCTTTTTGTTTCCCATGCCACCCGGATTGACTGCTGTTTTAGGGATCGGCAGCTTGCTTTTAGCTGCACAGATGGCCCTAGGCCGGCGCACCCCTTGGCTGCCAAAAAAAGTTGCTCAGTTTCAATTTCCCCACGCATTTGTCCTACTACTGTTAAAAAATCTCAAGAAAATCACCCGCATTTTGGAAAAATTGACCAAGCGCCGGTTGCCGCGAATCGCA from Microcoleus sp. FACHB-68 includes:
- a CDS encoding exopolysaccharide biosynthesis protein, coding for MPLKFSQDIESLLKRLSETSLTLADIITETKERGFSLVIGLITLPFLFPMPPGLTAVLGIGSLLLAAQMALGRRTPWLPKKVAQFQFPHAFVLLLLKNLKKITRILEKLTKRRLPRIADNPRVWQMNGVCIAWLTLLLMLPIPFTNPIPTIGILLFVVATLESDGLLICISYILTLLITLLFAFIIYTLWHTPGLLQNLFQ